From the Astatotilapia calliptera chromosome 6, fAstCal1.2, whole genome shotgun sequence genome, one window contains:
- the soul5l gene encoding uncharacterized protein soul5l: MAFISIFAILALVVSAEGSVGPSTNSSYCTESKECLEYELICKTDEYEVRHYSPTRWVSTDAEAYFMGVGAAMAFRRLFQYITGSNEGGVQMDMTAPVLVKIPEKTKMWEPAIYTLNFPLPSAYQDNPPAPTNDKLYFTEMPEMDVYVRSYGGWMLSVTSRLHAHLLTKELTRVRALYNHSYHYGVGYDSPLKLLNRHNEVWYVAEGEPVCSDPHEPTPAHTPRPTPTNSPTDFPFEPLPDSLSDSPSLTPSDLSSNTTSNSTSQMPSDTPTLSPSNTPPSSPSDLPAQAAFSNPQTSTQNLLEPASNSSDPTSVSPSLEPQSGTTLSNSVATSPEETPADTEPVVEPNDAH; this comes from the exons GGCTTTCATCTCAATCTTTGCTATTCTGGCCCTTGTGGTCTCAGCTGAAGGCAGTGTTGG ACCCAGTACCAACAGCAGCTACTGCACAGAGTCAAAGGAATGTCTGGAATATGAGCTGATCTGCAAAACGGATGAATATGAA GTGCGGCACTACAGCCCCACTCGCTGGGTGTCAACAGATGCTGAAGCCTATTTCATGGGAGTGGGTGCGGCCATGGCTTTCAGGAGACTCTTCCAGTATATTACCGGAAGCAACGAAGGAG GTGTCCAGATGGACATGACCGCTCCTGTCCTGGTCAAGATCCCAGAGAAGACCAAGATGTGGGAGCCTGCTATCTACACGCTCAACTTCCCACTGCCGTCAGCCTATCAGGACAACCCTCCAGCACCCACTAATGACAAG CTGTATTTCACTGAGATGCCAGAGATGGACGTGTACGTGAGGAGTTACGGAGGCTGGATGCTGTCGGTCACCTCCAGACTTCACGCCCACCTGCTGACCAAAGAGCTAACCAGAGTTCGAGCTTTGTACAACCACAGCTATCACTACGGAGTCGGCTACGACAG CCCCTTGAAGCTGTTGAACAGGCACAACGAGGTGTGGTACGTGGCCGAGGGCGAGCCAGTTTGCTCAGATCCACACGAGCCGACACCTGCGCACACACCCCGTCCGACTCCCACCAACTCGCCCACAGACTTCCCCTTCGAGCCTCTCCCAGACAGCCTCTCTGATTCCCCCTCACTCACTCCCTCCGACCTGTCCTCAAACACCACGTCCAACTCCACCTCACAGATGCCCTCTGACACACCCACTCTGTCCCCATCAAACACTCCACCCAGTTCTCCATCTGATCTGCCTGCTCAAGCTGCATTCAGCAATCCCCAAACGTCCACCCAGAACCTGCTGGAACCGGCATCCAACTCCTCCGATCCCACCTCTGTGAGCCCGTCGCTGGAGCCCCAGTCTGGCACCACTCTGTCGAACAGCGTGGCTACCAGCCCCGAGGAGACACCGGCCGACACTGAGCCTGTGGTCGAGCCAAACGATGCTCATTAG